The Lacipirellula parvula genome window below encodes:
- the gatC gene encoding Asp-tRNA(Asn)/Glu-tRNA(Gln) amidotransferase subunit GatC has product MALTRADVEKVALLARLRLTEPELGTMTEQLTQIVGYVDQLAEVDTEGVEPMAHAVEVTNVFADDVVAPSLPREAALANAPRQNGRGYLVPPVLGE; this is encoded by the coding sequence ATGGCGCTCACGCGTGCCGACGTTGAAAAGGTCGCGCTCCTCGCCCGGCTCCGGCTCACCGAACCCGAGCTGGGGACCATGACGGAGCAGCTTACCCAAATCGTCGGCTACGTCGACCAGCTTGCCGAAGTCGACACCGAAGGCGTTGAGCCGATGGCTCATGCGGTCGAGGTGACGAACGTTTTTGCCGACGATGTCGTCGCACCAAGCTTGCCGCGCGAGGCGGCTCTCGCTAACGCACCGCGGCAAAATGGCCGCGGCTATTTGGTGCCGCCGGTGTTGGGCGAGTAG
- a CDS encoding DEAD/DEAH box helicase — protein MTADRLKPAGNDEEFALHRAALEWSLADPIVIHSIEDVKSRTEWREGFAPFEHQVQNLITFCRCLPVTLLADDVGLGKTISAALILCELMKRHRISRTLVLCPSILCEQWGEELETKVGIFARTAKGADLDRELRGQCPVVVTTYESGVRRLASVPAGAFDMLILDEAHKLRNLHGTAQPPKMAQKLHKALEQRLFKYVLMLTATPIHNRLWDLYSLISCLTIAKGHKNPLGEPAQFSARYIADAPAARRLRDGTQEPFKEILRQYVVRTRRQDAGLVFPDRRVDLQSVAATSEEIEMQRLVAEHLDGMNGLLQTSILTALMSSPQALLAQLNNMAERNPFFAELRDAIRRLVDPNRNFAKAEGLRLIIQELREKRPDDWRVLVFTGRKETQAAIGRMLEREGVKFGFISGGEANANMRTIKQFMNDRPEVSVVVSTDSGAEGVNLQKCNVLVNYDLPWNPMVVEQRIGRIQRLSSVHRFVTVFNLCLAGSPEQRVVARLMEKLQTISATVGDIEAILETTYGESKDTAESFAVQVRRLVVESLSGQDVELAMKKTEASLEKGKQLLKKRAGELDRTLGRLDALHKTGPAAPKVARTEPRLPHRQFVERALAARGATLSSASNGVFLASYADRPNEELTFDEEIWRSRATDGVFQGRAPKLYLPGKPDFERLVQHWIDHASHRVKPADSACKAEAEQLATNWLTRIPQAQLTGVEYTPSARQFAGTATVKAAVHNAVDSYEKLIDAPIMANDGLVSETFRTDQAGYVNDALEPAGVAADIRSVVRSSIETDQDVIAFSDFYERRLREELAKTAGDAPMEKKIIGDFQPTIHGYVLSLEGNFRTSGQLVVKFSIDGQGDYEAMLEGRPATGEVVTAPAFANCQETGAAVPENCLTRCQLTRKLVLKHLLVESAESGKLGLKKLCQACQETGRLVFPDELARCEITGNRVARSTVQLSAMSGRLGLQRLMETCDFTGARVLPAEILASQISGKRYRADEGAESSVSNQRGHRSEFIQCELTREPILASESVVSDVSGRNVRYDATVVSEKPPHRQGASDEAVQCDATGRRLLVDEAKQSAASGRMVDVELLVPSEESGRLALADEMVVCEQSGKRILPDEAGQSDVSGQTICQSLLFRSPIDGRRGRGSETAVCEFSSDRILADELVVSDYSGKRLRKDRAVASQLSERIGDRSEAVQCEYTGVIVLPDEAGRSALTQKRAALRALTPSEKSGRVGVASAGELVRCELTGKLLLRDETAASVISHKVVDRELLTPSDESGRLALAEEMFVCTATGKPILPAEAARSEVSGAIVRRRLLQASAIGGRLGLAEETVACELTGASVLRDELSVSEVSGARYRNDQSVVSEVSGRRGHASEGVECGYTGRLLLRDEAAQSAVSGKWALLAELTPSEKSQRLGRAASGEFTHCETTGRQLLSDEIAACEVTGKQVDVDLLVASAASGRRALAECLRSCEATGQRVLPDELALSDASGKSVLATHLRKSAASDRRCLQAEMKQCAFTDAWVLPDEIQVSQYSAKPFRSDEAIASAISSRTGHASEFVTCDYSRRKLLPDETSPSDATGRLAGVDLLAQSEHSKRKGVQLAGEVCQCESTGKRVLWDETAICAATGKRVVSELLVSSEASGLKGLPEAMVRCEKSGARLLPSETSHCEVSQQRVDSRLTIASGISGRHCLKEYAITCSVTRKTGLPDEVRICESSQLPVVVSKLKQCFATGKVTNEDLMLRSNESGNWLLKQHARQSKIVPGYYAAHELVQCQWLEEEIPLSHTAECQWTGLRFAASQLEASHHLSALSDLMSGKLAYSGGAHLGDWLKQLHPELFSGLHSVQIAGSPKKGVYAFVCEMHRAFGFKKRVAAFLASNHDPKRIIGKIALFRLERKELTFQEAVAASQ, from the coding sequence GTGACGGCCGACCGACTCAAGCCGGCAGGCAACGACGAGGAATTCGCGTTGCACCGCGCGGCGCTCGAGTGGAGCCTGGCCGATCCGATCGTTATTCACAGCATTGAGGACGTCAAATCGCGAACCGAGTGGCGTGAAGGATTCGCCCCCTTCGAGCATCAGGTTCAAAACCTTATTACGTTCTGCCGATGCTTGCCGGTGACGCTGCTCGCCGACGACGTCGGCCTCGGCAAAACGATCAGCGCCGCACTGATTTTGTGCGAGTTGATGAAGCGCCATCGCATCTCGCGGACGCTGGTGCTGTGCCCCAGCATTCTTTGCGAGCAGTGGGGCGAGGAACTCGAGACGAAGGTCGGCATCTTTGCGCGCACGGCGAAAGGGGCGGACCTCGATCGTGAACTGCGGGGGCAATGTCCCGTCGTGGTCACCACGTACGAATCGGGCGTACGGCGCCTCGCCTCTGTCCCCGCGGGTGCGTTCGACATGCTCATCCTCGACGAAGCCCACAAGCTGCGGAACCTCCACGGTACGGCGCAACCGCCCAAGATGGCGCAGAAGCTTCACAAGGCGCTTGAGCAACGGCTGTTCAAATACGTGCTGATGCTGACAGCCACGCCCATTCACAACCGGCTCTGGGATCTCTACTCGCTAATTTCGTGTCTGACGATCGCTAAAGGGCACAAAAACCCGCTGGGTGAACCGGCCCAATTCTCTGCTCGCTACATTGCCGACGCCCCGGCGGCGCGGCGCCTACGCGACGGAACGCAGGAGCCGTTCAAGGAAATCTTGCGACAGTACGTCGTCCGCACCCGCCGCCAAGACGCCGGTTTGGTGTTTCCAGATCGACGAGTCGATCTCCAGTCGGTAGCCGCGACGTCCGAAGAGATCGAGATGCAGCGACTTGTCGCGGAGCACCTCGACGGGATGAACGGCCTGCTGCAAACATCGATCCTGACCGCGCTAATGAGCAGTCCGCAGGCGCTGCTCGCTCAGCTGAACAATATGGCGGAGCGAAACCCCTTCTTCGCGGAACTCAGGGATGCAATTCGTAGGCTCGTCGATCCCAACAGGAACTTCGCGAAGGCTGAAGGCCTGCGGTTGATCATTCAGGAACTGCGCGAAAAGCGTCCCGACGACTGGCGCGTCCTGGTGTTCACCGGCCGCAAAGAAACGCAAGCCGCGATTGGCCGCATGCTGGAGCGCGAAGGCGTGAAGTTCGGCTTCATCTCCGGCGGCGAAGCGAACGCCAACATGCGGACGATTAAACAGTTCATGAACGATCGGCCCGAAGTTTCGGTCGTCGTCTCGACGGACTCAGGCGCCGAGGGCGTCAACCTGCAAAAATGCAATGTGCTGGTCAACTACGATCTGCCGTGGAACCCGATGGTCGTCGAACAGCGCATCGGTCGTATTCAGCGTCTGTCTTCGGTCCACCGCTTTGTGACCGTATTCAATTTGTGCCTGGCAGGCAGCCCCGAGCAGCGCGTCGTCGCGCGGCTGATGGAGAAGCTGCAAACAATCTCCGCGACCGTCGGCGATATCGAAGCCATTCTTGAAACGACCTACGGCGAATCGAAAGACACGGCTGAATCGTTCGCCGTCCAGGTGCGGAGGCTCGTCGTCGAGTCGCTATCAGGGCAGGACGTCGAGCTAGCGATGAAGAAGACTGAAGCTAGCCTAGAAAAGGGCAAGCAGTTGCTTAAAAAACGCGCCGGCGAACTCGATCGCACGTTAGGCAGATTGGACGCGCTTCACAAAACCGGCCCAGCAGCCCCCAAGGTCGCTCGCACCGAACCGCGGCTACCCCATCGCCAATTTGTCGAGCGAGCGCTCGCTGCACGGGGCGCCACGCTATCCAGCGCTAGCAACGGCGTTTTCTTAGCGTCCTACGCTGATCGTCCAAACGAAGAGTTGACCTTCGATGAAGAGATTTGGCGGTCGCGCGCCACCGACGGCGTGTTTCAGGGTCGCGCGCCAAAGCTTTACTTGCCCGGCAAGCCCGATTTCGAGCGTCTAGTCCAGCACTGGATCGACCACGCCAGTCATCGCGTGAAACCGGCCGACAGCGCCTGCAAGGCGGAGGCCGAGCAGCTCGCAACTAACTGGCTAACGCGAATTCCGCAGGCCCAGCTAACAGGGGTTGAGTACACGCCCAGCGCCCGGCAGTTCGCCGGCACGGCCACCGTAAAAGCCGCCGTCCACAATGCGGTCGATAGCTACGAGAAGCTTATCGACGCGCCCATCATGGCTAACGACGGGTTGGTGAGCGAAACTTTTCGCACCGATCAGGCGGGGTACGTGAACGACGCCCTCGAACCCGCCGGCGTGGCCGCCGATATCCGCAGCGTCGTGAGATCGTCGATCGAGACCGATCAAGACGTCATTGCGTTCAGCGACTTTTACGAGCGACGGCTGCGGGAAGAGCTAGCCAAAACTGCCGGCGATGCGCCGATGGAAAAGAAGATCATCGGCGACTTCCAGCCGACGATCCATGGCTATGTTTTGAGTTTGGAAGGCAACTTCCGCACCAGCGGCCAACTCGTCGTGAAGTTCTCGATCGACGGCCAAGGCGACTACGAAGCGATGCTCGAGGGGCGTCCCGCGACGGGCGAGGTCGTCACGGCGCCGGCGTTCGCGAATTGCCAAGAGACGGGAGCCGCCGTGCCAGAGAACTGCCTCACGCGGTGCCAACTGACGCGCAAGTTGGTCCTCAAGCATTTGCTCGTCGAGTCGGCGGAATCTGGAAAGCTCGGGCTTAAAAAGCTCTGCCAGGCATGCCAAGAAACCGGCCGCCTCGTTTTCCCGGACGAACTCGCCCGTTGCGAGATCACCGGCAACCGCGTCGCGCGCAGCACCGTGCAACTATCGGCCATGTCTGGCCGCCTTGGCTTGCAGCGGTTAATGGAGACGTGCGACTTCACAGGCGCGCGGGTGCTTCCGGCAGAAATCCTCGCTAGTCAAATCAGCGGCAAGAGATATCGCGCAGACGAAGGAGCCGAATCGAGCGTTTCGAATCAGCGCGGACATCGCAGCGAGTTCATTCAATGCGAACTGACGCGAGAACCAATCCTGGCAAGCGAGTCGGTCGTCAGCGACGTCAGCGGTCGCAACGTTCGATACGATGCGACCGTCGTTTCCGAAAAACCGCCTCACCGGCAAGGCGCCAGCGACGAAGCGGTTCAATGCGACGCCACCGGCCGGCGCCTGCTCGTTGACGAGGCAAAACAGTCGGCGGCGTCGGGTCGAATGGTCGACGTCGAATTGCTAGTCCCTTCGGAGGAAAGCGGCCGCCTGGCGCTGGCTGATGAGATGGTCGTCTGCGAGCAGTCCGGCAAGCGAATCTTGCCCGACGAAGCCGGCCAATCAGACGTCTCCGGGCAAACGATCTGCCAATCGCTCCTGTTTCGCTCGCCGATTGACGGACGCCGGGGACGCGGAAGCGAAACGGCAGTCTGCGAGTTTTCCTCAGACCGCATCCTCGCCGACGAGTTGGTCGTCAGCGACTATTCCGGCAAGCGGCTACGGAAGGATCGCGCCGTCGCGTCGCAGCTTTCGGAGCGCATCGGCGATCGCTCCGAAGCGGTGCAGTGCGAGTACACCGGCGTCATCGTTCTTCCCGACGAGGCGGGGCGATCCGCGCTCACTCAGAAACGCGCCGCGCTGAGGGCCTTAACGCCTTCCGAAAAATCGGGACGCGTCGGCGTCGCCTCGGCCGGGGAACTCGTTCGTTGCGAACTCACGGGCAAGCTGCTTCTGCGCGATGAGACAGCCGCCTCGGTCATCTCCCACAAAGTCGTCGATCGAGAACTGCTCACCCCCTCCGACGAAAGCGGCCGGCTGGCGCTGGCGGAAGAAATGTTCGTGTGCACCGCCACGGGCAAGCCCATCCTTCCCGCCGAAGCGGCCCGTTCCGAGGTTTCGGGCGCCATCGTTCGGCGTCGTTTGCTGCAAGCGTCAGCCATCGGCGGACGCCTCGGCCTCGCAGAAGAAACCGTCGCGTGCGAGCTGACGGGCGCCAGCGTCCTCCGCGACGAGCTGTCCGTAAGCGAAGTTTCCGGAGCCCGTTATAGAAATGATCAATCGGTGGTTTCCGAAGTCTCCGGCCGCCGCGGACATGCTTCCGAGGGCGTCGAATGCGGCTACACCGGTCGCCTGCTCTTGCGCGACGAGGCGGCTCAGTCCGCAGTGAGCGGCAAGTGGGCGCTGCTTGCCGAACTAACGCCGTCGGAGAAATCTCAACGCTTGGGACGCGCGGCCTCAGGCGAATTCACGCACTGTGAAACGACGGGACGCCAGTTGCTCAGCGACGAGATCGCCGCCTGCGAAGTCACCGGCAAGCAAGTCGACGTCGATTTGCTGGTCGCCTCCGCGGCAAGCGGCCGCCGAGCCCTGGCCGAATGCTTGCGCTCGTGCGAAGCCACGGGCCAGCGGGTTCTGCCCGACGAACTGGCGCTATCAGACGCATCGGGCAAGTCGGTCCTCGCTACGCATCTACGCAAGTCTGCCGCCAGCGACCGTCGCTGCCTGCAAGCGGAGATGAAGCAGTGCGCGTTCACCGACGCCTGGGTGTTGCCCGATGAAATTCAAGTCAGTCAGTATTCCGCGAAACCGTTTCGCAGCGACGAAGCGATCGCTTCGGCGATTTCCAGCAGAACGGGCCATGCGTCGGAGTTTGTGACGTGCGACTACTCGCGCCGCAAATTGCTGCCCGATGAGACGAGCCCGTCGGATGCAACGGGCCGGCTTGCCGGCGTCGATCTACTCGCCCAATCCGAACACTCGAAACGAAAGGGAGTGCAACTGGCAGGCGAAGTCTGCCAGTGCGAATCGACCGGCAAGAGAGTGCTATGGGATGAAACTGCGATCTGCGCCGCGACGGGTAAGCGAGTCGTCTCGGAATTGCTCGTTTCGTCTGAAGCATCAGGCTTGAAAGGCCTCCCTGAAGCGATGGTCCGCTGTGAAAAGTCGGGAGCCCGTTTGCTCCCCAGCGAAACATCGCACTGCGAAGTTTCTCAACAGCGGGTCGATTCGCGACTGACGATCGCCAGCGGTATTTCAGGACGGCACTGCTTGAAAGAGTACGCGATCACCTGCAGCGTGACGCGGAAAACGGGATTGCCCGATGAGGTCCGTATCTGCGAAAGCTCTCAACTGCCGGTCGTCGTTTCCAAGCTGAAGCAATGTTTTGCGACTGGCAAGGTCACCAACGAAGACCTCATGTTACGCAGCAACGAATCAGGAAATTGGCTGCTGAAACAGCACGCCCGGCAATCAAAGATTGTGCCCGGGTATTACGCCGCCCACGAACTCGTGCAATGCCAATGGCTGGAGGAAGAAATTCCGCTCAGCCACACCGCCGAATGCCAATGGACCGGATTGAGATTTGCCGCGAGCCAACTTGAAGCATCGCACCACTTGTCTGCCCTGAGCGATTTGATGTCGGGCAAACTCGCCTACAGCGGCGGTGCGCACCTCGGGGACTGGCTGAAGCAGTTGCATCCCGAGCTGTTCAGCGGGCTCCACTCAGTGCAAATCGCCGGCTCACCCAAGAAAGGCGTCTACGCTTTCGTGTGCGAGATGCATCGCGCGTTCGGCTTTAAGAAACGCGTTGCCGCGTTCCTGGCCTCAAACCACGATCCGAAACGGATCATCGGCAAGATCGCCCTGTTCCGCCTGGAGCGGAAGGAGCTGACGTTCCAAGAGGCGGTCGCTGCCTCACAGTGA
- a CDS encoding PEP-CTERM sorting domain-containing protein — MNIRNRFSRLLGAGAALCLVAAPLHGANIYWQGTNVSGNLMGPNYTDGVTNNLTPTASDVVHVGGGGTASYSTPGTVSLQKLRVGHNTVAPANPGTGIVNLSNGAKIDLTVGGAGGANASLWVGNVQNGTLNIDGAGTSVTAARFIAIGYGNNVARMGTVNITNGGSLIATLGNINLGESNNAMNGVQGHVNVDGTVSAMSAGADLVVGVYGAKSTFTQTGGLVSIDDSIEVGASTSLIANVGSSYSISGGTTTHSGNFFLGRGASVNATANISGTAILNTGNRFLMGAGTATGVVTNHSGGTLNTTLDLRVGDSGSGDTTYNLSGTGVINSTTGGIVGRQGAAKFFQTGGVANFNGTLSIGNRETATGANSGLYKISAGDLNIATALNVANNGVGEFRVVGDDATIDVTGNMLVGNTANGLGTLAFELETGDILSQLAVTGTATFSSGAALVFDATNAAPTQNVYNLLTAASIVDSGIAFTAPTGWSYQIVSGGNGQILQAVMAVPEPSTIGLALLAGIGLVRRRR, encoded by the coding sequence GTGAACATCCGCAATCGATTCTCGCGCCTGCTCGGCGCGGGGGCGGCCCTCTGCCTGGTCGCCGCTCCGCTTCATGGAGCCAACATCTACTGGCAGGGGACGAACGTCTCGGGCAACCTCATGGGGCCCAATTACACCGACGGCGTCACCAACAATCTCACGCCCACCGCGAGCGACGTCGTTCACGTCGGCGGCGGCGGAACGGCTTCTTACTCGACGCCAGGCACGGTGAGCCTGCAGAAGCTGCGCGTCGGCCACAATACGGTGGCGCCTGCCAATCCAGGCACGGGCATCGTCAATCTCAGCAACGGCGCCAAGATCGATCTGACCGTTGGCGGCGCCGGCGGCGCCAACGCCTCGTTGTGGGTCGGCAACGTGCAGAACGGCACGCTCAATATCGACGGCGCCGGCACCAGTGTCACCGCGGCCCGCTTCATCGCGATCGGCTACGGCAACAACGTCGCCCGTATGGGTACGGTGAACATCACCAACGGCGGCTCCCTGATCGCCACGCTGGGGAACATCAATCTCGGCGAATCGAACAACGCCATGAACGGCGTGCAGGGGCACGTCAACGTCGACGGTACGGTCTCGGCGATGAGCGCCGGCGCCGACCTGGTCGTCGGCGTCTACGGCGCCAAGTCGACGTTCACGCAAACGGGCGGCCTGGTCTCGATCGACGATTCGATCGAAGTCGGCGCCAGCACGAGCCTTATCGCCAACGTCGGTTCCAGCTACAGCATCTCCGGCGGCACGACGACCCACAGCGGCAACTTCTTCCTCGGCCGCGGCGCCTCGGTAAACGCCACCGCCAACATTTCTGGCACGGCGATCCTCAACACCGGCAACCGCTTCCTGATGGGCGCCGGCACGGCGACCGGCGTCGTCACCAACCACTCGGGCGGCACGCTCAACACGACGCTTGATCTCCGCGTCGGCGACTCGGGCAGCGGCGACACGACCTACAACCTGAGTGGCACAGGCGTCATTAACTCGACCACCGGCGGCATCGTCGGTCGGCAAGGAGCCGCCAAGTTCTTCCAAACTGGCGGCGTCGCCAACTTCAACGGCACGCTGTCGATCGGCAACCGCGAAACGGCCACCGGCGCCAACAGCGGCTTGTACAAGATCTCGGCCGGCGATCTGAACATTGCCACCGCGCTCAACGTCGCCAACAACGGCGTCGGCGAGTTCCGCGTCGTCGGCGACGACGCCACGATCGACGTCACCGGCAACATGCTCGTCGGCAACACGGCCAACGGCCTCGGCACGCTCGCCTTCGAACTCGAAACGGGCGACATCCTCTCGCAACTGGCCGTCACCGGCACGGCGACGTTTAGCTCCGGCGCCGCGCTGGTGTTCGATGCGACGAATGCCGCACCGACGCAGAACGTGTATAATCTGCTCACCGCGGCGAGCATCGTCGACAGCGGCATCGCCTTCACCGCCCCAACGGGTTGGAGCTACCAGATCGTCAGCGGCGGCAACGGGCAGATCCTGCAGGCCGTGATGGCCGTGCCGGAACCGAGCACGATTGGCTTGGCGCTGCTGGCGGGCATTGGGTTGGTTCGTCGTCGTCGCTAA
- a CDS encoding Asp-tRNA(Asn)/Glu-tRNA(Gln) amidotransferase subunit GatA produces the protein MSIVDRPASELRKSLASGELTSVELTQACLDRIVAHDQSIGAFLRVDGERALEQAKSVDKRRAAGEKLGPLAGIPVAVKDVLCDSQAITTCASRMLAEFRPPYDSTVVARLKQADAVLLGRTNMDEFAMGGSTENSAFQPTRNPWDTTRTPGGSSGGSAAAVAARFAPLAIGTDTGGSIRQPAGLCGIVGMKPTYGRVSRYGLVAFASSLDQVGPFATTTEDAALLLEAVAGHDPRDSTSINRPTPAYTESINKPLAGLKLGIVPEHFGAGLDPEVSTAVKSAIEVYKSLGAEVKEVALPHGKYGVAAYYVIAPSEASSNLARYDGVHYGFRADQSSALADLAAERQAFVAAGNAAAADNVDSPLVRMYRSTREAGFGPEVKRRIMLGAYALSAGYYDAYYLKALKVRRLIRRDFDEAFKQVDLIVGPVTAGPAFKLGEMVDDPLAMYLVDLYTVSANLAGIPAISLPCGMTKAGLPIGLQLQGPPLEEDRLLRGARMFEAATDWHTKQPTLAGAK, from the coding sequence ATGTCTATCGTCGATCGACCTGCCAGTGAGCTTCGCAAATCGCTGGCTTCCGGCGAACTCACGTCCGTCGAACTGACGCAGGCGTGCCTCGATCGCATCGTCGCGCATGATCAGTCGATCGGCGCCTTTCTTCGCGTCGATGGCGAGCGCGCCCTGGAGCAAGCGAAGTCCGTCGACAAGCGGCGCGCTGCGGGCGAAAAGCTCGGCCCGCTCGCCGGGATTCCAGTCGCGGTGAAGGACGTGCTGTGCGACTCGCAGGCGATCACCACGTGCGCGTCGCGGATGCTGGCCGAGTTCCGCCCGCCGTATGATTCGACGGTCGTGGCGCGGTTGAAGCAGGCCGATGCGGTGCTGCTCGGCCGCACGAACATGGACGAGTTTGCCATGGGCGGCTCGACCGAGAACTCGGCGTTCCAACCGACGCGCAACCCGTGGGACACGACGCGGACGCCGGGCGGTTCGAGCGGCGGTTCGGCGGCGGCCGTCGCGGCGCGATTCGCTCCGCTGGCGATCGGCACTGACACCGGCGGCTCGATTCGTCAACCAGCCGGACTCTGCGGCATCGTCGGGATGAAGCCCACCTACGGCCGCGTCAGTCGTTACGGACTCGTCGCGTTTGCGAGCAGTCTCGACCAAGTCGGCCCGTTCGCGACGACGACTGAAGACGCCGCACTGTTGCTCGAAGCCGTCGCCGGTCACGATCCGCGCGATTCGACGTCGATCAATCGCCCGACGCCGGCCTACACAGAATCGATCAACAAGCCGCTCGCCGGTTTAAAACTTGGCATCGTGCCAGAGCATTTTGGCGCGGGACTCGATCCCGAAGTTTCTACCGCGGTGAAGTCGGCGATCGAAGTCTACAAGTCGCTCGGCGCCGAAGTGAAAGAGGTCGCCCTGCCGCACGGCAAGTATGGCGTGGCCGCTTACTATGTGATCGCTCCGAGCGAAGCTTCAAGTAACCTCGCTCGCTACGATGGCGTGCACTACGGCTTCCGTGCGGATCAATCGTCGGCGCTCGCGGATCTCGCCGCCGAACGCCAAGCCTTCGTTGCCGCGGGCAACGCCGCCGCGGCCGACAACGTCGACTCGCCGCTGGTGCGGATGTATCGCAGCACCCGCGAAGCAGGCTTCGGGCCTGAAGTAAAACGCCGCATCATGCTCGGCGCCTACGCCCTGAGCGCCGGCTACTATGACGCTTACTACCTGAAGGCGCTGAAGGTGCGTCGGCTCATTCGCCGCGACTTCGACGAAGCGTTCAAGCAAGTCGATCTCATTGTCGGCCCCGTCACCGCGGGCCCGGCGTTCAAGCTCGGCGAGATGGTTGACGATCCGCTGGCGATGTACTTGGTCGACCTCTACACCGTGAGCGCGAACCTCGCCGGCATCCCCGCGATCAGCCTCCCGTGCGGGATGACTAAAGCAGGTCTTCCCATCGGCTTGCAACTCCAAGGCCCGCCGCTGGAAGAAGACCGCCTCCTCCGTGGGGCGCGGATGTTTGAAGCGGCAACTGATTGGCACACGAAGCAACCCACGCTTGCGGGGGCGAAATGA
- the gatB gene encoding Asp-tRNA(Asn)/Glu-tRNA(Gln) amidotransferase subunit GatB, translated as MSDVPYTTVIGLEVHVQLATQSKLFCRCSTQFGAEPNTQTCPVCIGMPGSLPVMNRRAFELSLKTAVALNCNIPEFTKWDRKQYYYPDLPKGYQISQFDLPMSADGYLEISDPKDKFEPKRIGIIRAHLEEDAGKSVHDEAHGKADSEIDLNRTGTPLLEIVSQPDMRSSAEARAFLDELKLLLTYIAVSDCNMQEGSLRVDANVNLHLEKDGKKIATPIVEIKNMNSFRAVERALEYEAPRQYREWQETGRQLGEAPKQTRGWDDVAGVTRGQRSKEESSDYRYFPDPDLAPVITSAAEVEAVRESLGELPDDLRTRLTEGYNLSPYDADVLVNQGRAVIDYYLAVAGESGDPKLACNWVTQQVLRELKEREQAIDAFGISATKLAGLITAVNDGLLPSTRAPEAFQLMLAQGCDITAALAELKIERVDESALVELVKELLAANPKTVADIQGGKLQAAASLIGQAKKKNPNVDPNRVRELAIELATAGN; from the coding sequence ATGAGCGACGTTCCCTACACCACCGTCATCGGCCTTGAAGTTCACGTCCAGCTGGCGACGCAGAGCAAGCTGTTTTGCCGCTGCAGCACGCAGTTTGGCGCCGAGCCGAATACGCAGACGTGCCCCGTTTGCATTGGCATGCCAGGTTCGCTGCCGGTGATGAATCGCCGCGCGTTCGAGCTCTCGCTGAAGACGGCCGTCGCGCTCAACTGCAACATCCCCGAGTTCACCAAGTGGGATCGCAAGCAGTACTACTACCCCGACCTGCCGAAGGGTTATCAGATCAGCCAGTTCGATTTGCCGATGTCGGCCGACGGCTATCTGGAAATCAGCGATCCGAAGGACAAGTTCGAGCCCAAACGCATCGGCATCATCCGCGCGCACCTCGAAGAAGACGCTGGCAAAAGCGTCCATGACGAAGCGCACGGCAAAGCCGACAGCGAGATCGATCTCAACCGCACCGGCACGCCGCTGCTGGAGATCGTCTCGCAGCCCGACATGCGCAGCTCCGCCGAGGCGCGAGCCTTTCTCGACGAACTGAAACTGCTGCTGACCTACATCGCGGTCTCCGATTGCAACATGCAGGAGGGAAGCCTCCGCGTCGACGCGAACGTCAATCTTCATCTTGAGAAGGATGGAAAGAAGATCGCGACACCGATCGTCGAAATCAAGAACATGAACAGCTTCCGCGCCGTCGAACGGGCGCTGGAGTACGAGGCGCCGCGGCAGTATCGCGAGTGGCAAGAGACGGGCCGGCAACTCGGCGAGGCGCCGAAGCAGACCCGCGGTTGGGACGACGTCGCCGGCGTCACGCGCGGCCAGCGGAGCAAGGAAGAGTCGAGCGACTATCGCTACTTCCCCGATCCTGACTTGGCGCCGGTGATCACCTCTGCCGCCGAGGTGGAAGCGGTGCGTGAGTCACTCGGCGAACTCCCCGACGATCTGCGCACGCGGCTCACCGAAGGTTACAACCTCTCACCCTACGACGCCGACGTGCTCGTGAACCAAGGTCGCGCGGTAATCGACTACTACCTCGCCGTTGCCGGCGAGTCGGGAGACCCGAAGCTCGCCTGCAATTGGGTCACCCAGCAGGTGCTCCGCGAATTGAAAGAACGCGAGCAAGCGATCGATGCGTTCGGCATTAGCGCCACGAAGCTGGCGGGATTGATCACTGCCGTGAATGACGGCCTGCTTCCTTCGACGCGCGCTCCGGAAGCGTTCCAATTGATGCTCGCCCAAGGCTGCGACATCACCGCCGCGCTCGCGGAGTTGAAAATCGAGCGGGTCGACGAGTCGGCCCTCGTCGAGTTGGTAAAAGAGTTGCTGGCTGCCAACCCGAAGACGGTCGCCGACATTCAGGGGGGCAAACTCCAAGCCGCCGCCTCGCTGATCGGTCAGGCGAAGAAAAAGAACCCCAACGTCGACCCGAACCGGGTCCGCGAGCTGGCGATCGAGTTGGCCACGGCCGGCAACTAG
- the rpmB gene encoding 50S ribosomal protein L28 yields MARKCEVCGKGPQVGNQVTIRGKKKYLGGVGTKITGITKRTFKPNLQRVNVVTAGGANKSQLVCTQCIRSGGVKKIVRVAPFKLPVGAAKA; encoded by the coding sequence ATGGCCAGAAAGTGCGAAGTCTGCGGCAAGGGCCCTCAGGTTGGTAACCAGGTCACCATCCGCGGTAAGAAGAAGTACCTCGGCGGCGTCGGTACTAAGATTACCGGCATCACCAAGCGGACGTTCAAGCCGAATCTGCAGCGGGTCAACGTCGTGACCGCCGGCGGCGCCAACAAGAGCCAGCTCGTTTGCACCCAGTGCATCCGCTCGGGCGGCGTGAAGAAGATCGTCCGCGTCGCTCCGTTCAAGCTGCCCGTCGGCGCTGCGAAGGCCTAA